Proteins found in one Halodesulfovibrio sp. genomic segment:
- the rlmB gene encoding 23S rRNA (guanosine(2251)-2'-O)-methyltransferase RlmB, translating to MSDHYNENTDGILPGVKPVSERLASSPEQVDSVLIRKGKRGADIAKITDMCKKNKIRFTFVQEQSLDKLFNGNHQGVVAKIFEAGFKSEDEVLSEALEAELPLVVVLDQIQDPGNAGTLARTIYGIGAGGMIIPKHNASFLGAAAAKASAGALGKLAVAKATNISRTLELAKKMGYFVYGAEYKDGAENLYKAKLHTPAVLVLGNEEKGIRPNVAKRLDVSLYIPMAHGFDSLNVAQAGAMMLSQFVAAKCD from the coding sequence TCCAGGTGTAAAACCTGTATCCGAACGCCTAGCATCATCACCCGAACAGGTTGATTCCGTGCTTATCCGTAAAGGTAAACGCGGAGCAGACATCGCCAAGATCACTGACATGTGCAAAAAAAACAAAATTCGTTTTACATTTGTACAGGAACAGTCCCTCGACAAGCTCTTTAACGGAAACCATCAGGGCGTTGTTGCAAAAATATTTGAAGCTGGCTTTAAGTCTGAAGACGAAGTTCTTTCAGAAGCTTTGGAAGCAGAGCTGCCGCTTGTTGTTGTTCTGGATCAAATTCAAGACCCCGGCAATGCAGGAACATTAGCGCGCACCATTTATGGAATCGGTGCTGGCGGCATGATTATTCCTAAACATAACGCCTCATTTTTGGGCGCAGCCGCTGCTAAGGCATCTGCCGGTGCTCTCGGAAAACTTGCAGTTGCGAAAGCTACTAATATATCCCGTACATTAGAGTTGGCGAAAAAAATGGGATATTTCGTATATGGTGCGGAATACAAAGACGGTGCAGAAAATCTGTATAAAGCAAAGTTGCATACCCCTGCTGTTCTCGTTCTTGGTAACGAAGAAAAAGGAATACGCCCGAATGTAGCCAAACGGCTTGATGTGTCCTTGTATATCCCGATGGCACATGGCTTTGATTCACTGAACGTGGCTCAAGCTGGCGCCATGATGCTTTCTCAATTTGTTGCTGCAAAGTGTGATTAA